One genomic window of Undibacterium cyanobacteriorum includes the following:
- the uvrB gene encoding excinuclease ABC subunit UvrB yields MSNKPVVQEVTSEEKFVTFPDSPYQLCQIFEPAGDQPTAIGQLVEGINDGLFFQTLLGVTGSGKTYTMANVIARTGRPAIIFAPNKTLAAQLYSEFKEFFPRNAVEYFVSYYDYYQPEAYVPQRDLFIEKDSAINEHIEQMRLSCTKSLMERRDVIIVATVSAIYGIGNPNEYHKMILTLRTGDKLSQRDVIARLIQMQYTRNEVDFGRGTFRVRGDTLDIFPAEHAELAVRLEMFDDEVESIALFDPLTGKVRQKIPRFTVYPGSHYVTPRETVLRAVETIKEELRDRIAFFRRENKLIEEQRIEQRTRFDLEMLAEIGFTKGIENYSRHLSGAKAGEPPPTLVDYLPSDAIMFLDESHVLVGQLSAMYNGDRSRKTNLVDYGFRLPSALDNRPLKFEEFESKMRQTVFVSATPAEYEKQHADQVVEQVVRPTGLVDPRIEVRPALSQVDDLLNEIHERVKLNERVLVTTLTKRMSEQLTEFLADNGVKVRYLHSDIDTVERVEILRDLRLGAFDVLVGINLLREGLDLPEVSLVAILDADKEGFLRSERSLIQTIGRAARNLNGTAILYADRVTDSMRRAIDETERRRAKQIAFNAENNITPSSINKKIKDIIDGVYNPQEAQDERKVAQEQAKYEAMSEKQISKEIKRLEKLMLDHAKNLEFEQAARVRDQLAVLKEQLFGAGGHDNVVSILGRP; encoded by the coding sequence ATGTCGAATAAGCCTGTGGTCCAGGAAGTAACCAGCGAAGAAAAGTTTGTGACTTTTCCTGATTCGCCATACCAGCTATGCCAGATTTTCGAGCCTGCTGGCGATCAGCCCACTGCGATTGGACAGCTGGTTGAAGGCATTAACGACGGCTTGTTTTTCCAGACTTTGCTTGGTGTGACGGGTTCGGGTAAGACATACACCATGGCGAATGTGATCGCGCGTACTGGACGACCTGCCATTATTTTTGCGCCGAACAAAACTCTCGCAGCGCAGTTATACAGCGAGTTTAAAGAATTTTTTCCGCGCAATGCGGTTGAGTACTTTGTCAGTTACTACGATTACTATCAACCTGAAGCTTACGTCCCTCAACGCGATTTGTTCATCGAAAAAGATTCGGCAATCAATGAGCATATCGAGCAAATGCGTTTGTCTTGTACGAAAAGTTTGATGGAACGCCGTGATGTCATCATTGTGGCGACTGTATCGGCGATTTACGGTATCGGTAACCCGAACGAGTACCACAAGATGATTCTCACTTTGCGTACCGGCGATAAACTGAGCCAACGCGATGTGATTGCGCGGCTGATTCAAATGCAGTACACCCGCAACGAAGTCGATTTTGGTCGTGGGACTTTCCGTGTACGTGGTGACACGCTGGATATTTTTCCTGCTGAACATGCAGAACTGGCAGTACGCTTAGAGATGTTTGATGATGAGGTTGAAAGTATCGCCTTGTTTGATCCTTTAACTGGCAAAGTGCGACAAAAGATTCCACGTTTTACGGTGTATCCGGGCTCCCATTACGTCACGCCGCGTGAAACAGTATTGCGAGCCGTCGAGACAATTAAAGAAGAACTGCGCGATCGTATTGCCTTTTTCCGTCGTGAAAATAAATTGATCGAAGAGCAGCGCATTGAACAACGCACGCGCTTTGATTTGGAGATGTTGGCAGAAATCGGTTTCACCAAAGGTATTGAAAATTACTCGCGTCATTTGAGTGGTGCTAAAGCAGGCGAACCGCCACCGACCTTGGTCGACTATTTACCATCTGATGCGATTATGTTTTTAGATGAATCGCATGTTTTGGTGGGGCAGCTCAGTGCCATGTATAACGGCGATCGCTCGCGCAAAACTAATTTGGTCGACTATGGCTTTCGCTTGCCCTCCGCACTCGACAATCGCCCACTCAAATTCGAAGAGTTTGAAAGCAAGATGCGGCAAACGGTCTTCGTTTCTGCGACTCCAGCTGAGTACGAAAAACAGCATGCTGATCAAGTGGTCGAGCAGGTGGTGCGTCCGACGGGTTTGGTGGATCCCCGCATCGAAGTACGGCCAGCTTTGTCACAAGTCGATGATTTGCTCAATGAGATTCATGAGCGCGTGAAGCTTAATGAACGGGTGTTGGTGACGACGCTGACCAAACGTATGTCAGAACAATTGACAGAGTTTTTGGCAGACAACGGTGTCAAGGTGCGTTATCTACATAGCGATATCGATACCGTCGAGCGGGTTGAGATTCTGCGTGATTTGCGACTCGGCGCTTTCGACGTCTTGGTGGGGATTAACCTCTTGCGCGAAGGTTTGGATCTGCCTGAAGTGTCCTTGGTGGCGATTTTGGATGCGGACAAGGAGGGCTTCTTGCGCTCAGAACGTAGCCTGATTCAAACCATCGGCCGTGCGGCGCGTAATCTCAATGGTACGGCAATTTTGTATGCGGATCGTGTCACCGATTCGATGCGACGCGCGATTGATGAGACCGAGCGTCGTCGCGCCAAGCAGATTGCCTTCAACGCCGAAAATAATATTACGCCGAGCAGTATCAACAAGAAGATTAAAGACATCATCGACGGCGTCTATAATCCGCAGGAAGCGCAAGATGAGCGCAAAGTCGCCCAAGAGCAGGCTAAGTATGAGGCCATGAGCGAGAAGCAAATCAGTAAAGAAATTAAACGCCTCGAAAAATTGATGCTCGATCACGCCAAGAATCTTGAATTCGAACAGGCGGCGCGAGTGCGTGACCAGTTGGCGGTCTTAAAAGAGCAGCTATTCGGTGCTGGTGGTCACGATAATGTCGTGTCCATCCTTGGGCGACCTTAA
- a CDS encoding IscS subfamily cysteine desulfurase: MDYSATTPVDPRVADVMIPYLRAQFGNPASRSHAYGWDAEAAVETARNHVAALVNADPREIIWTSGATESNNLALKGAAHFYKGKGKHIITVKTEHKAVLDTVRELERQGFEATYLQPQDNGLITLEQLKEAIRPDTILVSVMWVNNEIGVIQPIAEIGELCRERGIIFHSDAAQATGKVEIDLERVKVDLVSFSAHKSYGPKGVGALYVRRKPRVRLEAQMHGGGHERGLRSGTLATHQIAGMGEAFRIAKEEMASELAHIRAMRDRLAKGLSEIEETYINGDMEHRVPHNLNVSFNYVEGESLIMAIKDIAVSSGSACTSASLEPSYVLRALGRSDELAHSSIRFTIGRFTTEEDIDFTINLLKSKVGKLRELSPLWDMYKDGIDLSTIQWAAH, encoded by the coding sequence ATGGACTATTCGGCGACGACGCCAGTTGATCCACGCGTAGCGGATGTCATGATCCCTTACCTGCGCGCTCAGTTCGGCAATCCTGCCTCCCGCAGCCACGCCTATGGTTGGGATGCGGAAGCTGCAGTCGAAACCGCGCGCAATCATGTTGCCGCACTGGTTAATGCTGATCCACGTGAAATCATTTGGACTTCTGGCGCAACCGAGAGTAACAATCTGGCATTGAAAGGCGCTGCCCATTTCTACAAGGGAAAAGGCAAGCACATCATTACCGTTAAGACCGAACACAAAGCCGTCTTAGACACGGTGCGTGAACTTGAGCGCCAAGGTTTTGAAGCGACTTACTTGCAACCGCAAGACAATGGCCTGATCACCTTAGAGCAACTCAAAGAAGCGATTCGTCCAGACACGATTTTGGTGTCGGTGATGTGGGTCAACAACGAAATCGGCGTGATTCAACCGATCGCTGAAATCGGCGAATTGTGCCGTGAACGTGGCATCATTTTCCACTCGGATGCGGCGCAAGCGACTGGTAAAGTCGAGATCGATCTGGAAAGAGTCAAAGTTGATTTAGTCTCCTTCTCCGCACACAAATCTTACGGCCCGAAAGGTGTGGGTGCTTTGTATGTCCGTCGCAAACCACGCGTGCGTCTAGAAGCACAAATGCATGGTGGTGGTCATGAGCGCGGTTTGCGTTCTGGCACTTTGGCGACACATCAAATCGCCGGCATGGGCGAAGCCTTCCGTATCGCCAAAGAAGAAATGGCAAGTGAATTGGCACATATTCGTGCCATGCGTGATCGCCTTGCCAAAGGTTTGAGCGAGATCGAAGAAACCTATATCAACGGCGATATGGAACACCGCGTCCCTCACAATTTGAACGTGAGCTTTAATTACGTCGAAGGCGAATCCTTGATCATGGCGATCAAAGACATCGCCGTTTCTTCTGGCTCTGCATGTACTTCCGCCAGTTTGGAACCATCCTACGTGTTGCGAGCTTTAGGTCGCAGTGATGAATTGGCGCATAGCTCGATTCGTTTCACGATTGGTCGCTTCACCACTGAAGAAGACATCGATTTCACGATCAATTTATTGAAATCGAAAGTCGGCAAATTGCGCGAATTGTCACCTCTGTGGGATATGTACAAAGACGGCATCGATCTCTCGACGATTCAGTGGGCAGCACACTAA
- the cphA gene encoding cyanophycin synthetase produces MEVSRIRALRGPNLWTHHTAVEAIVRCQANELSIVEIPEFEARLRALFPEIGPLQATGHDDAIPLARVFELATLALQAQAGCPVTFSRTTPTLEDGVFQVVVEYSEEDVGRLALELAEKLVNAALSNTSFDLAAALHELRELDEDLRLGPSTGSIVYAAVARNIPYRRLTSGSLVTFGWGSKQRKIQAAEMDGTSAIAEAIAQDKELTKKLLDAAGVPVPLGRTALNAEDAWAIAQEIGLPVVVKPKDGNQGKGVTVNVTTREQLDAAYVAASEFRDDILVERYLPGNDFRLLVVGNKLVAAARRDPPQVVGDGTHSVRELVEQVNKDPRRGSGHATSLTKIRFDDIALASLAKQGYDADSVPTKGTRVILRNNANLSTGGSATDVTDDVHPEVAARAVAAAQMVGLEICGVDLVADSVLKPIEEQNGGIVEVNAAPGLRMHLSPSFGKGRAVGEAIVAAMFADGEDGRIPIIAVTGTNGKTTTVRLISHLLASSGLRVGMTNTDGVYVEGRQIDSGDCSGPRSARNVLSHPDVDAAVFETARGGVLREGLAYDRCKVAVVTNIGTGDHLGLNYITTVEDLAVLKRVIVQNVADNGVAVLNAADPIVAGMAKNCTGAVTFFAADSNLPVMAAHRVKGHRVVFIEDGDLVAVEGKLMQRIPLTDIPITRNGSIGFQVENVMASVAAAWGINLSWDAIRKGLKTFMNDSDNAPGRFNVFDYRGATLIADYGHNPDAITALVQAVDSMPGNRRTVVISGAGDRRDQDIRQQTEILGKAFDQVILYQDQCQRGRADGEVVALLRSGLEGAPRTSNIKEINGEFIAIDTALASLNPGDLCLILIDQVEESLVHIAKRIEESKASA; encoded by the coding sequence ATGGAAGTATCACGCATCAGAGCCCTTCGCGGACCAAATCTCTGGACTCATCACACTGCAGTGGAAGCGATTGTTCGCTGCCAAGCCAACGAATTATCTATCGTCGAGATCCCAGAATTTGAAGCACGCTTACGAGCGCTCTTTCCTGAAATTGGCCCTTTGCAGGCGACTGGCCATGACGATGCCATTCCTCTTGCGCGCGTCTTCGAACTGGCAACGCTGGCCTTGCAAGCGCAAGCTGGTTGCCCGGTGACCTTTAGCCGCACCACGCCGACCTTAGAAGATGGCGTATTTCAAGTTGTTGTCGAATATTCAGAAGAAGATGTCGGCCGTTTGGCATTGGAACTCGCGGAAAAATTGGTTAACGCTGCACTGTCGAACACCAGCTTTGATTTAGCAGCAGCCCTCCATGAGCTGCGTGAATTGGACGAAGACTTACGCTTAGGCCCTTCAACTGGCTCTATCGTCTATGCGGCTGTAGCGCGCAACATCCCCTATCGTCGCCTGACTAGCGGAAGTTTGGTCACTTTCGGCTGGGGCAGCAAACAACGCAAGATTCAAGCTGCCGAAATGGACGGCACCAGTGCCATTGCTGAAGCGATCGCGCAAGACAAAGAGCTCACAAAGAAATTATTAGATGCCGCTGGCGTTCCAGTGCCACTCGGTCGCACTGCTTTAAATGCCGAAGACGCATGGGCAATCGCCCAAGAAATCGGTTTACCTGTGGTCGTCAAACCAAAGGATGGCAACCAAGGTAAAGGCGTGACCGTCAACGTCACGACCCGTGAGCAACTCGACGCCGCCTACGTCGCCGCCTCTGAATTCCGCGATGACATTTTGGTCGAACGCTACTTACCTGGCAACGACTTCCGTTTGCTGGTGGTTGGCAACAAACTGGTTGCCGCAGCGCGCCGCGACCCACCTCAAGTGGTCGGCGATGGCACCCACTCAGTGCGTGAGTTGGTCGAACAAGTCAACAAAGATCCTCGTCGCGGCAGTGGACATGCCACGTCCTTAACCAAGATTCGTTTCGACGACATCGCCTTGGCGAGTTTAGCGAAGCAAGGTTACGACGCTGACTCCGTCCCTACCAAAGGAACCCGTGTCATCTTGCGTAACAATGCCAATCTCTCCACCGGTGGCTCCGCCACTGATGTGACCGATGACGTTCACCCAGAAGTGGCCGCCCGCGCTGTCGCTGCTGCGCAAATGGTCGGACTCGAAATTTGCGGTGTCGACTTGGTGGCCGACAGCGTCTTGAAACCCATTGAAGAACAAAATGGTGGCATTGTCGAAGTCAATGCCGCACCTGGCTTGCGCATGCATCTATCTCCATCGTTCGGCAAAGGCCGTGCGGTTGGTGAAGCCATCGTTGCTGCGATGTTCGCCGATGGTGAAGATGGACGTATTCCGATTATTGCCGTCACTGGCACCAACGGCAAAACCACAACAGTACGTTTAATTTCACACTTGCTAGCCTCAAGCGGTTTGCGCGTCGGTATGACCAATACCGATGGCGTGTACGTCGAAGGACGTCAAATCGATAGCGGCGACTGTAGCGGCCCACGTAGTGCTCGTAATGTGCTGTCTCATCCGGACGTGGATGCAGCCGTATTTGAAACTGCGCGCGGCGGCGTTTTGCGTGAAGGTTTAGCTTATGATCGTTGTAAAGTCGCGGTCGTGACCAATATCGGCACAGGTGACCACTTAGGTTTGAATTACATCACGACTGTCGAAGATCTGGCAGTCTTAAAGCGCGTGATTGTACAAAACGTGGCAGACAATGGTGTCGCAGTCTTAAACGCAGCAGATCCTATCGTTGCAGGCATGGCAAAAAATTGTACGGGCGCTGTCACTTTCTTCGCCGCCGATTCTAACCTACCGGTGATGGCAGCACATCGCGTCAAAGGCCATCGCGTTGTCTTCATCGAAGATGGTGACTTGGTCGCAGTCGAAGGTAAATTGATGCAACGTATTCCTTTGACCGACATCCCTATCACACGCAATGGCAGCATTGGCTTCCAAGTTGAAAATGTGATGGCATCAGTGGCTGCAGCATGGGGTATTAATTTGAGCTGGGATGCGATTCGCAAGGGTCTCAAAACCTTCATGAACGATAGCGACAATGCGCCAGGCCGTTTCAATGTTTTCGATTATCGCGGCGCGACATTAATTGCCGATTACGGTCATAATCCAGACGCAATTACTGCCTTGGTACAAGCTGTCGATAGCATGCCAGGCAATCGTCGTACCGTGGTGATTAGTGGTGCCGGTGATCGCCGCGATCAAGACATTCGTCAACAAACAGAAATCCTTGGTAAAGCTTTCGATCAAGTCATCTTGTATCAAGACCAATGCCAACGCGGTCGTGCCGATGGCGAAGTGGTTGCCCTACTCCGCTCTGGTTTAGAAGGCGCACCACGAACATCGAATATCAAGGAAATCAATGGCGAATTCATCGCAATCGACACTGCCTTGGCTTCATTGAATCCGGGTGATCTGTGTTTGATTTTGATCGATCAGGTGGAAGAATCTCTGGTGCATATCGCAAAGCGTATTGAAGAATCTAAGGCAAGTGCATAA
- a CDS encoding TonB-dependent siderophore receptor produces MTTTSFKPKLLALSLSAAFSTTTLPSHAQDSSKTQSLQEIVVSGTRTTKVESSKVGGFLENSLQDTPLSINAFSSAQLQDLRIRQTTDASKFDASINDAYNAVGYAEQFSIRGFALDNSSSYRKDGFAIPGDASIPLENKERIEILKGISGFQAGFTTPGGMINYVTKRPSNNDLRSITLEASERGTLYGAVDLGGKTSNKQFGYRLNAANERLRSYIKGADGERQFASIALDWKPSAQSLLQFDADYQHKSQLSAPGFQLFNGTALPVGIKADMMLNNQKWAKPVDTRNQNIGARFEYQLNQDWNFSLASNYHEFKRDDFTAFPYGCSAQELYPGYCANGDYDVYDYQSVGELKKLQGNLALLTGKFELAGTHHQLAAGFNNSERRDYYGDYAYEHAGASNVFHPVAVPPSANKTGPVSLRRTDKENSLFVQDIIALDKQFDLHLGLRHLQVKRQQLGSPDFDQDYTLPNAALVFKASPSVSNYLSISRGLEHGGVAPIGTTNANKMLDAGRSKQIEIGTKAIIANDISLNAALFRISKPLEYTNSANTYVSAGEAEHQGVEFSAQGKINSDWTLGASATAIDARQRGTNDPSIEDKRISNVPNFKSSVYADYAPVALAGVHVNGSWQYAASKAFSPDNKISVPGYHVFNFGARYALSQNGITTTLRFDINNAFNKFYWRDVTQSLGGYLFPGAPRTFKLSAQIDF; encoded by the coding sequence ATGACGACAACATCATTTAAACCAAAACTGCTCGCCCTCAGTCTTAGCGCGGCCTTCTCCACAACAACTCTACCAAGCCACGCTCAAGACAGTTCCAAAACACAAAGTTTGCAAGAAATCGTGGTCAGCGGCACTCGCACCACCAAGGTTGAGTCGAGTAAGGTAGGTGGCTTCCTCGAAAACAGCCTACAAGACACACCACTATCCATCAATGCCTTCTCGAGTGCTCAACTACAAGATCTACGCATTCGCCAAACTACTGATGCAAGCAAATTCGACGCCAGTATTAACGATGCCTACAATGCGGTCGGCTACGCCGAGCAATTCTCGATTCGCGGCTTTGCCCTCGATAACTCCAGCAGCTATCGCAAAGATGGATTCGCGATTCCAGGTGACGCTTCCATCCCACTGGAAAATAAAGAACGCATCGAAATCCTGAAAGGCATTAGCGGTTTCCAGGCAGGATTTACCACGCCCGGCGGAATGATTAACTACGTCACCAAACGCCCTTCCAACAACGATCTACGGTCGATCACATTAGAAGCAAGCGAACGCGGCACTTTGTATGGGGCGGTCGATCTTGGCGGCAAAACCAGCAACAAACAATTTGGCTACCGCCTCAATGCCGCCAATGAACGTCTGCGTTCCTACATCAAAGGCGCCGATGGCGAACGTCAGTTTGCATCAATTGCCTTAGACTGGAAGCCAAGCGCACAAAGCTTATTGCAATTCGACGCCGACTATCAGCACAAATCACAATTGTCTGCGCCGGGTTTTCAACTCTTCAACGGCACCGCACTGCCAGTTGGCATCAAAGCAGACATGATGCTCAACAATCAAAAATGGGCCAAACCGGTTGATACGCGCAATCAAAACATCGGCGCTCGCTTTGAATATCAATTGAATCAAGATTGGAATTTCAGCCTCGCCAGCAACTACCACGAATTCAAACGCGACGACTTCACCGCCTTCCCTTACGGCTGCAGTGCGCAAGAACTCTATCCAGGTTATTGCGCCAATGGTGATTACGACGTTTATGACTACCAAAGCGTCGGCGAACTCAAAAAGCTGCAAGGCAACCTAGCGTTACTCACTGGCAAGTTCGAACTCGCTGGAACTCATCATCAATTAGCGGCCGGCTTCAACAACTCAGAACGTCGCGACTACTACGGTGACTATGCATACGAGCATGCCGGTGCGAGTAATGTATTCCATCCAGTTGCGGTACCACCATCAGCAAACAAAACTGGTCCGGTTAGCCTGCGTCGCACCGACAAAGAAAACTCCCTCTTCGTGCAAGACATCATTGCTTTGGACAAGCAGTTCGACCTGCATCTCGGCTTACGTCACCTCCAAGTAAAGCGTCAACAATTGGGTAGCCCAGATTTTGACCAAGATTACACTTTGCCAAACGCCGCCTTGGTATTCAAGGCATCACCAAGCGTCAGCAATTATTTGAGCATTAGTCGCGGTCTCGAGCATGGTGGTGTGGCACCGATCGGCACCACCAATGCCAACAAGATGCTCGACGCCGGTCGCTCAAAGCAAATCGAAATCGGCACCAAGGCAATTATCGCCAACGACATTAGTCTGAATGCAGCCCTATTCCGCATTAGCAAACCCTTGGAATACACCAATAGCGCTAACACCTACGTCAGCGCAGGTGAGGCGGAGCACCAAGGTGTGGAATTTTCCGCTCAAGGCAAAATCAACTCCGATTGGACGCTCGGCGCCAGCGCCACTGCGATCGATGCGCGTCAACGCGGCACCAATGATCCAAGCATCGAAGACAAACGCATCAGCAACGTCCCTAACTTCAAATCAAGTGTCTATGCCGACTACGCACCTGTCGCCCTCGCGGGCGTGCATGTGAATGGTTCTTGGCAGTATGCGGCTAGCAAAGCATTTAGCCCTGACAACAAGATCTCCGTTCCTGGATACCACGTATTTAACTTCGGTGCGCGCTATGCCTTAAGTCAAAACGGCATCACAACCACATTGCGCTTCGATATCAACAATGCATTCAATAAGTTCTATTGGCGTGATGTAACGCAATCCTTGGGCGGATATCTCTTCCCCGGCGCGCCGCGCACCTTTAAACTGTCGGCACAAATCGACTTCTAA
- the hscB gene encoding Fe-S protein assembly co-chaperone HscB → MQNYFELFQLPVRYELDRDALDLAYREIQSRVHPDKFVQASDAEKRVAMQWATQANQAYQTLKDPLKRATYLCQLHGVELQTESNTAMPAAFLMQQMEWREAFDDARQSQDQNALYALEREVQAALKQELSATAEALAQDQYAQAAQQIRASLFLEKFLNDIAALDD, encoded by the coding sequence ATGCAAAATTATTTCGAGCTCTTTCAACTTCCGGTTCGCTATGAACTAGACCGTGATGCGCTCGATCTCGCCTATCGTGAGATTCAGTCACGCGTGCATCCGGATAAATTTGTACAAGCCAGTGACGCCGAAAAACGGGTCGCTATGCAATGGGCTACGCAAGCCAATCAGGCTTATCAAACCTTGAAAGATCCGCTCAAGCGTGCCACTTACCTGTGTCAATTACATGGCGTGGAATTGCAGACTGAGTCCAACACGGCCATGCCTGCCGCCTTTTTAATGCAGCAAATGGAATGGCGTGAGGCGTTTGATGATGCACGTCAATCCCAAGACCAGAATGCCTTGTACGCATTGGAACGCGAAGTTCAAGCCGCACTAAAGCAGGAATTGAGCGCCACCGCCGAAGCACTAGCCCAAGACCAATATGCCCAAGCAGCGCAGCAGATTCGCGCCAGCTTATTTCTTGAAAAATTTTTGAACGATATCGCAGCACTCGATGACTGA
- the iscA gene encoding iron-sulfur cluster assembly protein IscA, giving the protein MAITLTEKAAKHVTRYMERRGKGIGLRFGVRTTGCSGMAYKLEYVDEPGTDDQVFESHGVKVFVDPKSLPYIDGTELDFAREGLNEGFKFYNPNVKDECGCGESFRI; this is encoded by the coding sequence ATGGCAATCACCCTGACAGAAAAAGCAGCCAAGCATGTCACGCGCTACATGGAGCGTCGTGGCAAAGGCATTGGTCTGCGCTTTGGTGTGCGCACCACAGGTTGTTCGGGCATGGCGTATAAGTTGGAATACGTTGACGAGCCTGGCACGGATGATCAAGTGTTCGAATCGCATGGCGTCAAAGTTTTTGTGGACCCAAAAAGCTTGCCCTATATCGATGGCACCGAACTCGATTTCGCGCGCGAAGGATTGAACGAAGGCTTCAAGTTCTACAACCCCAACGTCAAAGACGAATGTGGATGTGGCGAGAGTTTCCGCATTTAG
- the iscR gene encoding Fe-S cluster assembly transcriptional regulator IscR, with the protein MRLTTKGRFAVTAMIDLALRQENGPVTLAGISQRQDISLSYLEQLFGKLRRHEIVESVRGPGGGYHLARKAQNVTVADIIIAVDEPLDATQCGSKGNCHGSDHSNGIHCMTHDLWANLNAKMVDYLDSVSLQDLVNQQKQKAQEKSVVVVRHGHAERTIS; encoded by the coding sequence ATGCGTCTCACTACTAAAGGCCGGTTTGCTGTAACAGCGATGATCGATCTTGCCTTGCGTCAAGAGAATGGGCCTGTAACCCTTGCCGGTATCAGCCAACGTCAAGATATTTCCCTATCATACCTCGAGCAGTTGTTCGGCAAATTGCGGCGCCATGAAATCGTTGAGTCGGTACGTGGTCCCGGCGGCGGTTACCACCTCGCTCGCAAAGCACAGAACGTGACGGTCGCTGACATTATTATCGCAGTCGATGAGCCCTTGGATGCAACCCAATGCGGGAGCAAGGGCAATTGCCACGGCAGTGATCACAGCAATGGCATTCATTGCATGACTCACGATCTGTGGGCCAATTTGAACGCAAAAATGGTCGATTATCTCGACTCTGTTTCCTTACAAGACTTGGTCAATCAACAAAAACAAAAAGCCCAAGAAAAATCCGTTGTTGTCGTTCGTCATGGTCATGCCGAACGTACTATTTCCTAA
- the iscU gene encoding Fe-S cluster assembly scaffold IscU has protein sequence MAYSEKVLDHYENPRNVGAFEKGDESVGTGMVGAPACGDVMKLQIKVGEDGVIQDAKFKTYGCGSAIASSSLVTEWVKGKTLDQALAIKNTEIAEELALPPVKIHCSILAEDAIKAAVLDYKNKHQA, from the coding sequence ATGGCATATTCTGAAAAAGTATTAGACCACTACGAAAATCCACGCAATGTCGGCGCGTTCGAAAAAGGCGATGAGTCAGTGGGTACTGGCATGGTTGGCGCTCCAGCTTGCGGCGACGTCATGAAATTGCAAATCAAAGTCGGCGAAGACGGCGTGATTCAAGATGCAAAATTCAAGACTTATGGCTGCGGTTCTGCGATTGCATCATCTTCTTTAGTCACGGAATGGGTCAAAGGCAAAACCTTGGACCAAGCACTCGCCATCAAGAACACAGAAATCGCTGAAGAATTGGCATTGCCACCAGTGAAAATCCACTGCTCGATTTTGGCAGAAGACGCCATCAAGGCAGCCGTTCTCGATTACAAAAACAAACATCAGGCTTAA
- a CDS encoding DUF3667 domain-containing protein: MSDQLLQCYDLAFFTKQMSFYQTKFHGYCLNCDHPAPKKFCPECGQETHHEKPSLWHFIHEYLHHYIALEGKLIGTLRTLIFSPGVLSQEYLCGRKQKYVGPLALYLSVSFVFFLVLLLIVNFSSSDNETSKHQTPTPTAASTLDKTSSTLESSAISQTSTITPKFTPSTKTVSQKMPYAYFAFIPVYALLLAFFYRKRSMLYGEHLVFALHLHAGTFAILLILSVFPNIHGAFVIISILLHQYLSFHHFYRGRWWPQALRYLALSASYSIICFLSIAVATFIYSK; the protein is encoded by the coding sequence TTGTCAGATCAACTCTTGCAATGCTATGATCTTGCCTTTTTTACCAAACAAATGTCTTTTTACCAAACGAAGTTTCACGGCTATTGCCTGAACTGCGATCATCCAGCACCAAAAAAATTCTGCCCCGAATGCGGTCAAGAAACGCATCATGAGAAGCCTAGCTTATGGCATTTCATTCACGAATATCTACATCACTATATCGCCCTCGAAGGCAAATTAATTGGCACCTTGCGCACCCTCATTTTTTCACCAGGCGTACTCAGTCAAGAATACCTATGTGGTCGAAAACAAAAATATGTTGGACCACTTGCCCTTTATCTGAGCGTGAGTTTCGTATTCTTTCTGGTCCTTCTGCTTATCGTGAACTTTTCTAGTTCCGACAATGAGACAAGCAAGCACCAAACTCCGACACCGACAGCAGCAAGCACGCTCGACAAAACGTCAAGCACATTAGAGTCATCCGCGATATCTCAGACTTCAACAATCACACCAAAGTTTACCCCCAGCACAAAAACGGTCAGTCAGAAAATGCCCTATGCATATTTCGCCTTCATTCCCGTCTACGCATTGCTGCTGGCCTTTTTTTACCGCAAGCGTTCCATGCTCTACGGAGAACACCTCGTCTTTGCTTTACACTTGCACGCTGGGACGTTTGCGATACTGCTCATTCTCAGCGTCTTTCCCAATATTCACGGAGCATTCGTCATCATTTCCATCCTTCTCCACCAATATTTGAGTTTTCATCATTTCTACCGTGGGCGATGGTGGCCGCAAGCGCTCAGGTACTTAGCATTATCAGCAAGCTATTCAATCATTTGTTTTCTTTCGATTGCAGTCGCCACATTCATTTATTCGAAGTAG